The region atatatatatatatatatatatatatatatatattttatcaaaaaatcacataaaatattttaaatgtatttagGATTTTAAGGGTGAGAATGAAGTTTCTGAATACACATACTAAAGGAGTGAATAAAGGCTACTTACGCTTGTTGAAAAAGAACATTACACAATGATAAACTTTGAAGGTTTACCTATTAAGAAATTTTTTCATCATAGTTGAGAAAGTTTCGTTTAAGGCTGTTATGTGTgcatttttgtgaaaaaaaacttgttttttttttttaattggtttGTTAAAGGAAATGATTATTGAGAaaggttttatttattttcaaaaaagcCTTGGACTTTAATCATATtgtgagttttattttttaaacaaaatatttttgcttTGTTATCCGTTGCAAAACTTGGAAAAAATTTTCAGAGATGCCGAATTATagtttttcaaattcattatatacaattctagaaattttagaaagttgttttttattatttttaatttttgattatcATGAAATCTTTCAAGTTTAATTGACGTAGATGcattattttcatcttcatcacaagtttttttcatgaaaaaaaaggaataaattattttactctttatcatgaTTTTTCTTATACAAATTTATCAACTCTCACATATTTAGAAGAAGATAAATTTACCGCCGTATACATTAGACAAATTTATCACATGCAAgagaaaatatttcttaaaaaaaaaaagttagaaaatgaacttacaaaagaaattgatcagttaaaaatgtttcttaactcctcaattttatggtgatacaattttattttaaaaatgatgagAAAACAAGGGTAAAATATAATGGGTATggacacaattttattttaaaaatggtgAGAGAGCAAAGGTAAAATATAATGGGTATGGGCGGTGGGGGAGGGGTCGTCGCTCCCCTATATTATTTAGAAGGTCCATCGGTGTTTGCTATGTTAgcattatttttccattttattaataaagtttgGGTGTAAgacattgtttaattttatttatccgCTTTAATAAAGTGGtgacatcttttaattttattcatgtattataaaatttagaagcGTGAAAAATTGAGGTATTACGCTTTATACTTGTGGcacttataaaaataacttataagGGTGTTAACATACCCTATAACTTATAACTCATAGTAGTGACATTTATAAACATGAACGGTGTTGACTTACCCTATAACTAAGGTTGGGCAAAGTTAATTCAATTGTACTGGAATGTAGATTAACTGcactaaattaaactaaaaataattgaattacatTCAACAAAATCTGAAGTAAACTTTTATAcagtttagtttaaaaatattgaaccCCTAAAAATTAAGTTCAGTTAATTATCCACTAATTGAACtacctttttattattttctgtcCAATAATAAAATGCCCTTCACAATTAGCCCACATCTCGCGCTGTCCACTGTGAGTCTGGATTCTCTACTGATTTTTTGTGTTGTCCTCTactgagcattaaaaatacactgtgttggtattttaaatatttttttaatatattttaaaacgtcaaaattaaTGGTCATCAATATATTATGAAGACACAGTAGagaaacaacacaaacaaaCCTAGCAGAGTATCCAAATTCCTCCACTGTATCAGAGGATGCGTGTAAgtgttaattatattattacatGATTTTGAACTATTGAATCTTCAcatgatatataataaaattttgttaattgttttttctaataaatcaCTTATATGTTAGTTGGAGAATTGATATTAAACTATctaataaacttttttatttaccaaagaaaatttgaattattgaccgaattaattaaaaataattcagaACAAGGAAAGTTATTTCTGAATGGAAATTAACTTTTAAACCCGTAAGCTATAGTTTTGTTGCCAACAACTTAGTGATgctaaaatgtatttttttaatagaaaaggaatatatatatatatatatatatatatatatatatatatatatatatataatctttttgGATGAATTGTCAAGGTAAttgaagttcattaaaaattatatattaaattatcttgGATGATTAATTGTCAAAAAAAAGGAAGTTTTATGAATTTACATAAGGATGgcaaatttaattatcaaatgtAAGTATGCCTATCAAAAATAGTTTAGTTCGGAACACAATTCAGTTCATATAGCACTGCAATTCAATATATTTCAGTTTTTTAGAACAACAAACAGTTCAGTTCGTTTGGGCTTGTTTTTTCAAATCAATTCAATTCAAGTGAACTATTGTTTAGTTTACTGCATTTTTTAACAGTGCAGTGCAGTTAAGTGCATCTTGACAGGTCATACCTATAACTTATAACTTAACTTATAACTTATAGTAGTGACacatataaacaataatttataagaaGATTTACTTACCATCTAAACCAtgttacaaaataatataactaCACAAAGCACATTTATGTAGGGAGTACAACTGGCATAGGCCTCAAATGCATGCAATTGTTTTGTGAAAATTATTTGCAGGTCAATATACAAAAGTCTTACCTCTtgctttatttgaatatttggaAGATATTATCCTTATTCTTCTGcgaataactattttttatatatctaattctgaccattattttaaattatcataaattttatttagtacgATTTTTAACgactaaaatttgtaaatttgtaaatttgtaaATGAGTTTAAATCTCAATCCTACGATTTCCTTAAAATCATGTTAGGTAAACAATTTGGAATTTACAGTACAAAGcatttacttaataaaaattacaaccgtaaaaaaaatggtcttttatgtattttgttcaatttgatttatcttttaataaaagaaaactcaattttgtttcttatatttCAGAAATCCAAcgtgaattttattttcaattgaaaCCCAAATGGATAAGGCTAcacatttgttttattattttaatattttataaattataataaacttaatccaaatttcttaaattaataaaaccaataaaaaaactaagaaCATTttcagaagaaataaaagtagaaCTGTAAGGTCCACTTACTTTActacctttattttaaaggactgccccaaataagttgggcctagggctggcccataaaGAACCAAAGCCCCTAAACCAGCTGAAACACTTTTATGATAGTCACTGGTATAACAAAAGGATATTACATCGGTTTTTTTGGcatattatattagttttataactGATGTTGTATCAGACAATGTAATAAGTGAGAGACATATTACATCAGttgtaaaaattaatgtaatatcaCATAGTAGATAAAGTTTATTTTAGACCTGAAAAGTAGATATTACATGGTTGCTTGTGGTAACCGAAGTAATAtcatgtattatattataaaaaataatacatattacATCGATTATGGTTACAATTGATGTAATATGTATTGTTCTTTTTAAATACAAACAAGTTTTTCTAACTTGTAAACCAAAACCTACAAATATACATAGATTCCAGAGTAGACAATTGAAATACTTAATGTTTTGTAATGCTACTTATACATCAATACTTACAATAAAGTACTAAAGCTTGTCAAAACCTGGCAAAACCCTTAGGCTAAATGTTAAAGTCACAAAATACTTAAAAACatccaaataaaacatttttaatagccatgacatcaaatttttacgcctcaaaaaatattttgcgCATTCCATGCGAATTTCTTCGTTTGTGTGTTTCCAATGGTTCGACATCCTAAAAAAACTGTAatagggaatatatatatatatatatatatatatatatatatatatatatcatgttaTAATAAAGCATATATGAAAGTTAACATGAAAGTTAAGACATCAATAGTTAAAGAAATTCATACATCAGCCCATGAATCATCTATCTTAGCATGAACTATGGTCCACATTCAATGCATAATGTAGTATCCACACTCAAAGCTTCCATGTTGCttattgtactaatatatgaaatttacGTAATTAATATATGAAGAACTAAGAAAATTTAGTTTATTCTATATAGCTTCAATGCAAACTACATACCATTATATCCAATAATAATGGTATGTAGATGCATTGGATTTACCATCTAAGACATTGATGACATTAATAGCACTAAAAAGAGAATTCATTACATTTACAACATAATCATGATAAAATACATTACTTTTGTAATTAAGACATACCTTTGTATTAAAGTTTTCAATTCTTTGCTTGGCTTCTAGTGCACTCAACAAAACCACATGACAATATGGTCTATGAgacaaataataatcaattgtCAAAGAGACCTATTAAATAAAGATTTTAGTTAGTGATTTGGCATTAGTTAGATAATAACTAAAGTGAGTGAGTTCAACTTACGCATGAAAATAAGGAGCgatgtaaatttttttctagGATGCATCAATCAACCATTGAATGTAAATTTAAGAGTGCATTGTTCTATTCCTAGACTTTTGTGTACTTTGAGGCTCAAGGAAATCATAGATATTAGCATTTCTTGCATTGACAATTAATCCATTTAGATACATGCATTGCTACAAATTCACAAGGTTTAGGTTGATCTAACGAAACATAAGTTAaatgcaaaatataaatttaagtgcACTCACATAATTCAAAGTTGAATGACTACAATGTTCAATATCTGATTACCCTGAATTATTTCAAACAAATCTGACATGTTTATATACAATGATATATCATCATTGTCAACGCTAAAGATGGTTGCATCAACGCTAATGGAATGCCATAAGGTACTTGAAACAAATTGGATGATGCCCTAATCAACTCCTTAATTGGATTAACATTTTGGTCAAGTTGGGGTTCATAGCTCGGGCTCAAAACTATAGTCTAACTCCCATACGAAAACCAGCAGTACGCGCATGACCCAGGTGCTCTTCATCCCGTTAGCTGCAAGACCAAGCCTCAAATTTCTAGGATCACTCCCAAACTGTGGATAGAGTGTATCATTTCTCTTTCATTGAGGTGAATCAGTTGTGTGTCATAACAATCCATCACTTTTTCTTCCATTTGCATGCCACACAAGGCTTTTTGCATCATTAACATTAACAAATAAACGTTTAAATCGAGGTATGATTGGTAGATACCATGTCATTCAAcaattcaagcaattcaatGATACTTTTATCTATCCACCCATTTCTTGCCTTGATGTTAAATAATCTTAATATTGCTAACAAACGTGTGAATCTTGTACAGTCGAGATATAAAGCTTTTTCTAAATCATCTTTCAATAAATCATACATGTGTGCGTGTTAAGAATTTTCTTCTCCAATATCCTCAACCATATCCTTCATGTGATCTTCACAATATACATTAGACTATGGAGATGGAGATACAATTGAGAGGTTTACAATTTCACTATGTTAGGTCCACGTTGTATAACTCTTTAAGaaatcatcacaaataaaatGTTCTCTTACCAACTTAATTGGTAGTCTCTCTCGTTTAAACAATTAACACAGGATCAATAATATTTTCCATTCAAAAGTCTTCTTTTTCGTTGAGCAGATTGTAGAAATTCTTCAACATCATTATCATATACACCACTAACTCAACTAGCATTCACCCAACTTCGATCTATTTCTACACAACATAAAATCCATTGTTTATTTATGAATATCTCccattcattaaaaaatatactactTTGCAAACTGTCAAAAACGACGACTGAAGTTCATCATAATGATTGTCATTACTCcttcctttaattttaaaatataatttgggatatttcaatttttatattgaatctTAAATAGGAAACTAAGAAACAACCCAACTATAAAATTGATggaaaaacacttaaaatatgaACTTCTAAACATATTGTTGAGTGTTGAACACCCTTGGACCCAAAACCAACACGTTAACATTACTACTAATACCAAAGCACAACAATTAGATACTTGGAAAAGCAGTAATCAAATATAAATCATAATcctgaaaataaatttcatgaaTCACGAtgtaaacaaaaagaaaaagaaataagaaaaggCCCAAAAGTGTTAATAGGTTGAAATACTCTCTAATTTCTTATGATCTGCATTTAAGACAACCAAGGATTGTTTTGAAGAACTTGAAATATAACACTTGTAAATTTCTTAGTTGTTTtgtaataaattcataatatcctTTTGTATATATCAATATGGCAATAGTGGCCCTTACAACAAGTTGGATAGAGCAAAGCAAATAGAAACCCATGCCTTATTCAACAATAGAGTCACTAAAGTAGCTTTGAATCAAGAacaaccaaattcaaattttgtataCTACATTTACTTATCCATACACGGTTTTTTTGCAAGCATTCCCtatattattcaatttcttttccatttctaAGAAGGCACTCTACCTTGTTACAAAAAATTCTATCTTATGAAAAACAAAGATGATGTACGTTACCATAAGAAGACGCATCTCAACGGAAGAGAAAGAATATGTTGGGAGGGGAGTGCCACTGTAAGGGTTTGAGAGTCTCGTTTGAAGCCCACCATAGAACAGGACCAAGAGGCACAGGTTGAGCACAATGCAGCGGTAAACTGAGAGGGTTGAGCGGCGACAATGGTACTGGCAAAAAAGCTCCTTTAGGGCGACAATGCCAgcctaaaaaaaatgttgttcgGTATGAAAGAGGCACACAACAATGGTGAACGAGGCACAAGTGGAGGATCAAAAACAGGTAGAACCAGCTGCGAGAGAAAACAAAGAACCGGAACAAAAGAGAGAAATGAAAAGGCATGAGCtttgaataaaaacatatacTACGTCAATTCTCTCTAACAATTGATGTTGTatcatgtgttttttttaagttcAATTCAAATGTCATACTACATCGACTACCCGAACAACTGATGTTATATTACTTtcagtatttacaaaattgtcaccgatattttcttattacataatttcatTAAcgagttataataataattcataaaaagtATCATTTTTCATGACAAGTGTAGTTGTAATcattataaaatgaattatattttatgacAGTTGAATATACTATCATAAAagatacatttttcttttaaaaattttgtttatttaatcaatttCTACTTGTATCGTAAAAAGTgcatttttttccttctaatttttatttatttaatcaattatatacTTGCATAACAAATACTTTGTATACAAGAAACACTTATATGACAAAGATTTTTtaacaatacaaaacaaagatttttgaacaaaaaattttagTGATTTCATACATTAACTATAACAAAACTTtactgaaatttaatttaaacaactACATATAAACATGATCAttacaacaaatatttaaaagaaaaaaatgtcaattatcTTGAACTTCATGTAACACCTCATTCTTTAATGGGATAAGTAATTGAGTATCTACATgcttaaatatttattcaatcaataaaagataaaaatagttaatttttaaatatttaagatatttGAACTAATTGTATGTTATCTCTCTCTAAGAGACACTATTTTTTACGATATGAAACACCCGTATATTTATGTTGATCATAAATGTGAAAATCACTTTCCACAATTGGTTTAACATGTGCTCTTGGAAACACAAGTTAAGGAGGAAACTCTGGATCACAATTATGCAAGAAAACGTGAACATCAAACACTTGTTCAAAGATGCAATGCATTGAGAAACTATATAAACCACAACAAAGAGTGGGAAAATATgcataagaaaaattaacactAATTAACAACACTTGATTCTTCATTCAACATAAGATGGACTCCCAAAATGCAAGCTACAATGTTGGGCAAGCCAAGGGTCAAGCTCAGGTCTACCTTCAACCTCTTCTCTTTGTAGTGTGTTGATGTTCACGCATGCTCAATATTCATAAATCATTGAAAGGTTTTTGTATGATATTGCAGGAAAAGGCTAGCAACATGATGGACAAGGCTAGCGATGCTGCTCATTCTGCTCAAGATTCCATGCAACAGGTTCTTCTATTCTTTGTTTCCCAACTTTTATCTAAATCAAAGCATGTTGTAACATTCATGTTTAATCcatatttacaataatattcaTATTGACATTCGAATGTAAAGAGTCTTACATGGTTgttgaattagaaaataaaatgcatgATAAAAGTAAGTGTATTTTATTGTGTATAGGCTGGGCAACAAATGCAGGAAAAGGCACAAGGAGCTACTGATTCTATCAAGAGTGCTTTGAATTCAAAGAATTAAAAAGCTAAATGGATCGTTAATTATGCTTGACTTTCTTCCCTTCAAATAAACCTTATTTTTGTTCATCTACATATTTTGTAGAAAtatcattctttttttatattagatgTATTCATCTTATCTTATTTCAATTTGTAGAAACatcattcaattttatttcaaatgtaACCATTTTCCTTTGATTTGGGAAACCAGATTTTTTAATGATCAAAGACTCaaagttttaaatatgaatgGTTCTAAAATCTTGTAGAAAGACATTGCTAACACCAAAATGTTAGATCTAGCCATTTATAAGTACATTTTGTTGAGTTCCTTTCAACAAGCAACAAGTTTATCTATCAATTAAATTACTTCTCAGTCCtacaatttgttttaaattctaTTAGGCAAACATTTTGGAATTTTGAATgcaaagcattttttttttggatgaattgaaacatttttcacttaattaaaattatgttaaattactcttttggtccttatatttgtcAAGTAATGTCAAATTAGTTCTCTAGTTTttctttgtctcaatttggtccttgtttttttttaaaatgattcaatttggtcattgccATCAATTTTGACCAAACAATCTTAAAGCCAACTCCACATgtcaatttgtgattttttttatttttgaatttttgaatttttttatttttttcacaattgtgtcacacataagtttaagaactaaatttcaaatttaaaacaaaactcaaatttaacgttttgtataaaatttaagttaatttgaaaatatctttagaaatattattaatagaaacgttaattttagtaaaaatataaccataagatttacagaaaaaataaattgagtctcaatttaaggaGGGATAATACTGTtctacttttacaaaaattaggactaaattgaaactaaaaacaattataagaaacaaattgaatcattttgacacgtggcacaattgcaaagtgacacgtgtaaaaaaaatattaattaacacGTGACATTGATTTTAACATCGTTTAGTCAAACTAACAGtaaagaccaaattaaatcattttaaaaaaaataagaactaaattgagataaaaaaaaagaaccaaattgacaTTACGTgacaaataaaaaaccaaaagaataatttaaccttaaaattacaattgtaacttaataaaaaaggtattttaattattttattcagtttGATTTATCTTTTTGATATAAAAAACTCAATTTAGTTTCTTATATTTCAAACTCTaacgtgaatttttttttccatttacaCCGAAATGAGTGAGATTacacatttgttttattttctaaaattaaaaagtataatatacTTATTATGAGTttcttaaaatgataaaataaatcaaaacttAGAGCAATGTCAAAAGAAGTAAACTCAATCACAAGAATTATTTTGTTGTGTTAGACTAACGGTCTTTCTTGAACAGTTTAACATTAATAACctaatataacatatttttttgtctaattttAATGAGAtacatttatgtttttgtaataATATAAGATGAGAATGTTCATTAGTTAAAAGATAACATTCAACACATCCTTCATCATAGAAGACAtaagttcattttttgttttttgtaagACTAAAATATACAAAAGTTGACTTACGAATGTCAACGAAGATTTTAAcacaataaatcaaatattttctaaaagtgtacattaaatttggtattattaatataaataaataaaggtgtattttaaatttaatattatcaatataaattttaaatttaatattatcaatataAGAAAGGGATGTTAAgaatataagatattttatatataacatgatgatcgcaaaaaaaataaaaaataaaaagttgtcGGTTAAATGCTACCTCCAATTGATAAAgatcattttttataatgattaaaatgcactttttatgtgaattttaaAGCTGACATAGATACAACTAACATATAAAAGTATTACTTTTCATGATAGTTGAATAACAATGATAGTTGAATAACAGTGTTATAGAAATTtcactttatatattaattttaaagatttatctgaaaaaatattgaaatatgtcacttcattataaaaaaaattattaaataatgattagttttagtgattaaaatatatgtttaaagattaatttagagattaattttttaattaaaaattaatttagaaatcaaattttttaaccaaaatcttaataactaatgttagtgactaaATTAGAGATCAaatcataatagaaattattttaattgtcaaattaaaaatcaatttgaaactagagctgtcaaaatggttATAACCCGCGAACTAACACAGTTCACCACGGGTTGAgaccgggttgggttgaaaaaaaaattagaaatttcaaTACGGATCAAAAATGAACCTAACCCACTAAGAACCCAACTCATTCGAATTGAACCTGTGATGAATCAGGTTAGCTCACCAACccactaataaattttaaatattaaatatatatatatgtatatatatatctatatgtatatatatatatatacatatatatatatacatatacatatatatatatatatatatatatataatattaaaaaataaaaccctAAATCTAAATGATATTCTCTTTAATTC is a window of Vigna unguiculata cultivar IT97K-499-35 chromosome 4, ASM411807v1, whole genome shotgun sequence DNA encoding:
- the LOC114181090 gene encoding stress-induced protein KIN2-like; amino-acid sequence: MDSQNASYNVGQAKGQAQEKASNMMDKASDAAHSAQDSMQQAGQQMQEKAQGATDSIKSALNSKN